The Papio anubis isolate 15944 chromosome 1, Panubis1.0, whole genome shotgun sequence genome window below encodes:
- the PBXIP1 gene encoding pre-B-cell leukemia transcription factor-interacting protein 1 isoform X4, giving the protein MKEGISSSLPVETLGPASRMDPESERALQAPHSPSKADGEELAGTMDGEGTLFQTESPQSGSILTEEAEVKDTLEDDVCGVESPGPGDTVVQGDLQETTVVTGLGPDTQDLEGQSPPQNLPSTPKAAWIREEGRCSSSEDDTDVDVEGLRRRRGREAGAPQPVAPLAVETQAGGEGAGGELGISLNMCLLGALVLLGLGVLLFSGGLSESETGPMEEVELQVLPDTGSDPELLDAVGDRQDGLREQLQSSVPPDRVPSLQNMGLLLDKLAKENQDIRLLQAQLQAQKEELQSLMHQPKGLEEENAQLRGALQQGEAFQRALESELQQLRARLQGLEADCVRGMDGVCLSGGRGPQGDKAIKEQGPREQEPELSFLKQKEQLEAEAQALRQELERQRRLLGSVQQDLERSLKDAGHGDPAHAGLAELGHRLAQKLQSLENWGQDPGVSANASEAWHQKPHFQNSREWSGKEKWWDGQRDRKAEHWNHKKEESGRERKKNRGGQEDRELAGRWKEGRPRVEWGSKKEGKRQGLKEPPRKSGSFHSSGEKQKQPRWREGAKDSHDPLPSWAELLRPKYRAPQGCSGVAECARQEGLTFFGTELAPVRQQELASLLRTYLARLPWAGQLTKELPLSPAFFGEDGIFRHDRLRFRDFVDALEDSLEEVAVQQTGDDDEVDDFEDFIFSHFFGDKALKKRSGKKDKHSQSPRAAGPTEEHSHSRHHHHHHRG; this is encoded by the exons ATGAAAGAAGGGATCAGTTCG AGCCTACCCGTGGAGACGCTGGGCCCGGCATCTAGGATGGACCCAGAATCTGAGAGAGCCCTGCAGGCCCCTCACAGCCCCTCCAAGGCAGATGGGGAAGAATTAGCTGGGACCATGGATGGAGAAG GGACACTCTTCCAGACTGAAAGCCCTCAGTCTGGCAGCATTCTAacagaggaggctgaggtcaaG GACACCCTGGAAGATGATGTTTGTGGTGTGGAGTCTCCTGGTCCCGGAGACACAGTAGTCCAGGGAGACCTGCAGGAGACCACCGTGGTGACAGGCCTGGGACCAGACACACAGGACCTGGAAGGCCAGAGCCCTCCGCAGAACCTGCCTTCAACCCCCAAAGCAG CTTGGATCAGAGAGGAGGGCCGCTGCTCCAGCAGTGAGGATGACACCGACGTGGACGTGGAGGGTCTGCGGAGACGGCGGGGCCGGGAGGCCGGCGCACCTCAGCCCGTGGCGCCCCTGGCTGTGGAGACCCAGGCCGGGGGGGAGGGTGCAGGCGGGGAGCTGGGCATCTCCCTCAACATGTGCCTCCTCGGGGCCCTGGTTCTGCTGGGCCTGGGGGTCCTCCTCTTCTCGG GTGGCCTCTCAGAGTCTGAGACTG GGCCCATGGAGGAAGTGGAGCTGCAGGTCCTCCCGGACACTGGGTCGGACCCCGAGCTGCTGGATGCTGTGGGGGACAGGCAG GATGGGCTAAGGGAACAGCTGCAGTCCTCAGTGCCTCCTGACCGTGTCCCCAGCCTGCAGAACATGGGTCTTCTGCTGGACAAGCTGGCCAAGGAGAACCAGGACATCCGGCTACTGCAGGCCCAGCTGCAG GCCCAGAAGGAAGAGCTTCAGAGCCTGATGCACCAGCCCAAAGGGCTAGAGGAGGAGAACGCCCAGCTCCGGGGTGCTCTGCAGCAGGGCGAAGCCTTCCAGcgggctctggagtcagagctGCAGCAGCTGCGGGCCCGGCTCCAGGGGCTGGAGGCCGACTGTGTCCGGGGCATGGATGGAGTGTGCCTCAGTGGGGGTAGAGGCCCACAGGGTGACAAGGCCATCAAGGAGCAAGGCCCCAGGGAGCAGGAGCCAGAACTCAGCTTCCTGAAGCAGAAGGAacagctggaggctgaggcacaggcaTTAAGGCAGGAGTTGGAGAGGCAGCGACGGCTGCTGGGGTCTGTACAGCAGGATCTGGAGAGGAGCTTGAAGGATGCCGGCCATGGGGACCCAGCTCACGCTGGCTTGGCTGAGCTGGGCCACAGATTGGCCCAGAAACTGCAGAGCCTGGAGAACTGGGGCCAGGACCCTGGGGTCTCTGCCAATGCCTCAGAGGCCTGGCACCAGAAGCCCCACTTCCAGAATTCCAGGGAGTGGAGTGGaaaggaaaagtggtgggatgGGCAGAGGGACCGGAAGGCTGAGCACTGGAACCATAAGAAGGAAGAATCTGGGCGGGAACGGAAGAAGAATAGGGGAGGTCAGGAGGACAGGGAGCTGGCAGGAAGGTGGAAGGAGGGCAGGCCAAGGGTGGAGTGGGGGAGCAAGAAGGAGGGCAAGCGACAGGGCCTGAAGGAACCCCCAAGGAAAAGTGGTAGCTTTCACTCCTCTGGAGAAAAGCAGAAGCAACCTCGGTGGAGGGAAGGGGCTAAGGACAGCCATGACCCCCTGCCATCCTGGGCAGAGCTGTTGAGGCCCAAGTACCGGGCACCCCAGGGCTGCTCAGGTGTGGCTGAGTGTGCCCGGCAGGAGGGCCTGACTTTCTTCGGCACAGAGCTAGCCCCAGTGCGGCAACAGGAGCTGGCCTCTCTGCTAAGAACATACCTGGCACGGCTGCCCTGGGCTGGGCAGCTGACCAAGGAGCTACCCCTCTCGCCTGCTTTCTTTGGTGAGGACGGCATCTTCCGTCATGACCGCCTCCGCTTCCGGGATTTTGTGGATGCCCTGGAGGACAGCTTGGAGGAGGTGGCAGTGCAACAGACAGGTGATGATGATGAAGTAGATGACTTTGAGGACTTCATCTTCAGCCACTTCTTTGGAGACAAAGCACTGAAGAAGAG GTCAGGGAAGAAGGACAAGCACTCACAGAGCCCAAGAGCTGCGGGGCCCACGGAGGAACACAGCCAtagccgccaccaccaccaccaccaccgggGCTGA